One Miscanthus floridulus cultivar M001 chromosome 11, ASM1932011v1, whole genome shotgun sequence DNA window includes the following coding sequences:
- the LOC136490675 gene encoding probable protein phosphatase 2C 40 has protein sequence MSSASRSGRRRTGSVALGDLLRREASAERAALGGGGDGERERRPSVAAGQACRAKKGEDFALLKPTCDRRPGAPSTSFSAFALFDGHNGSAAAVYAKEHLLGNVLGCVPTDLSRDEWLAALPRALVAGFVKTDKDFQTKAHSSGTTVTHAIIDGSVVTVASVGDSRCVLEAEGSIYYLSADHRFDANEEEVGRVTECGGEVGRLNVIGGVEIGPLRCWPGGLCLSRSIGDQDVGEFIIPVPYVKQIKLSNAGGRLIISSDGVWDALTADMAFRCAQGLPPEAAAEQIVKEAVESKGLRDDTTCIVIDIIPPEKPKCTIESPKTPGKGLVLLKKFFLRKTASDSLSLADTDNYPEPGLVEVFEDGCPSLSRRLNSEYPVRDMFKLFACAICQIDLESGQGISIHEGLSKSGKLHPWDGPFLCHSCQEKKEAMEGKRHSRDSSSRNSGSSE, from the exons ATGTCGTCGGCGTCGCGGAGCGGGAGGCGGCGAACCGGGAGCGTGGCGCTCGGGGACCTTCTGCGGCGGGAGGCGTCGGCGGAGCGGGCCGCGCTgggaggcggcggcgacggcgagcgggAGCGGCGGCCCTCGGTCGCGGCGGGGCAGGCCTGCCGGGCGAAGAAGGGCGAGGACTTCGCGCTGCTCAAGCCCACCTGCGACCGGCGCCCCGGCGCGCCGTCCACCTCCTTCTCCGCCTTCGCC CTGTTCGATGGGCACAACGGGAGCGCCGCCGCGGTGTACGCCAAGGAGCACCTCCTCGGCAACGTGCTCGGCTGCGTCCCGACCGATCTGAGCAGGGACGAGTGGCTCGCCGCGCTCCCGAGGGCGCTCGTCGCGGGGTTCGTCAAGACCGACAAGGATTTCCAAACCAAAG CTCATTCTTCGGGGACAACCGTGACGCATGCCATAATTGATGGCTCCGTTGTAACTGTTGCATCCGTTGGTGATTCACGTTGCGTCCTTGAAGCTGAGGGATCCATCTACTATTTGTCGGCTGACCATCGCTTTGACGCTAATGAAGAGGA GGTTGGACGTGTAACCGAATGCGGAGGTGAAGTTGGAAGGCTAAATGTCATCGGTGGTGTTGAG ATTGGTCCCCTTAGATGTTGGCCAGGTGGTCTATGCCTCTCAAGATCGATTGGTGATCAGGACGTAGGTGAATTTATCATTCCGGTTCCTTATGTGAAGCAAATTAAG CTGTCTAATGCTGGAGGCCGTCTTATTATTTCAAGCGACGGTGTTTGGGATGCTTTAACTGCGGACATGGCTTTTAGATGTGCACAAGGGCTTCCTCCTGAGGCTGCAGCTGAGCAAATTGTTAAA GAAGCAGTTGAATCAAAAGGATTGAGAGATGATACAACTTGCATTGTCATTGACATAATACCACCAGAGAAACCAAAATGCACTATAGAATCTCCAAAAACGCCAGGAAAAGGCCTTGTACTTCTAAAAAAATTCTTTTTAAGGAAAACGGCATCTGACTCGTTGTCTCTCGCTGATACGGATAATTATCCTGAGCCAGGTTTAGTGGAGGTCTTTGAGGACGGATGCCCATCCCTTTCAAGGAG GCTTAATTCTGAATATCCTGTCCGAGATATGTTCAAACTTTTTGCATGTGCAATTTGTCAAATTGACTTGGAATCTGGTCAAGGCATATCCATACACGAGGGTTTGTCAAAGTCAGGAAAGTTGCATCCCTGGGATGGCCCTTTCCTTTGTCACAGTTGCCAGGAAAAGAAAGAGGCGATGGAGGGGAAGCGTCACTCACGAG ATTCCTCGTCAAGAAATAGCGGGTCAAGTGAATAG
- the LOC136493069 gene encoding uncharacterized membrane protein At3g27390-like, whose translation MESVKGWVAANYAEAMASMQHSLRVAYVVFSFCAAFFLGGIKAMVVGPVAAALMIVGNVGVILVLFPAHVWWTIYSLVKTDRINAGLKLAVLFALPVLFGLWLGLGIFGSALVALGYGFFTPWISTFEAFRQESEAKKFVHGIVDGTWGTIKGSCTVVRDFADICFHSYPIYLKELRECCQNREPHSMRLLDVPSCIVVALLGLVVDIPLYTVIALIKSPYMLFKGWQRLLHDLISREGPFLETVCVPIAGLAILFWPLVVVGSVLLAIVSSIFVGLYGAVIVFQEKSFQRGVSYVVAMVAEFDEYTNDWLYLREGTVLPKPSYRKRKSSNSTEFSVRTNASVKGTGPSEAPAMLVPNLAPARSVREAIQEVKMVQIWENMMKSCEQRGRDLLNLNVITTAGLTEWLRAKESGHETISLGLPSYSLLCTVLQSIKAGSGGLVLDNFEVNQHNRPQDRLLDWFFHPVLVLKEQIQALRMTEEEVRFLEKLTVFVGNSASTGGWDNGAVMPQDPVRLAQIQAISRRLVGIVRSLSKFPTYRRRYRHVVKLLIAYSIERESSSASGHSVSYFEITQLDV comes from the exons ATGGAGTCCGTGAAGGGGTGGGTGGCGGCCAACTACGCGGAGGCCATGGCGTCGATGCAGCACTCGCTGCGCGTCGCCTACGTGGTCTTCTCCTTCTGCGCCGCCTTCTTCCTCGGCGGCATCAAAG CGATGGTGGTCGGACCCGTTGCCGCCGCGCTGATGATAGTGGGCAACGTCGGCGTCATACTCGTGCTCTTCCCGGCGCACGTCTGGTGGACAATCTACTCGCTCGTCAA GACTGACCGTATCAACGCGGGCCTGAAATTAGCCGTGCTCTTCGCGCTGCCCGTGCTGTTCGGCCTCTGGCTGGGGCTCGGCATCTTCGGCAGCGCGCTGGTGGCTCTCGGCTACGGCTTCTTCACGCCGTGGATCTCCACCTTCGAGGCGTTCCGGCAGGAAAGCGAGGCCAAGAAGTTCGTGCACGGCATTGTG GACGGGACGTGGGGCACGATCAAGGGCAGCTGCACGGTGGTTAGGGACTTCGCCGACATATGCTTCCACTCCTACCCCATCTACCTCAAGGAGCTGCGCGAGTGCTGCCAGAATCGTGAGCCCCATTCGATGAG GTTGCTTGATGTGCCCTCATGTATAGTTGTTGCTCTCCTGGGGCTAGTCGTTGACATACCGCTTTACACAGTGATTGCGCTGATCAAGAGCCCCTATATGCTCTTCAAAGGTTGGCAGAGGCTGCTGCATGACCTTATAAGCCGAGAAGGCCCGTTCCTTGAAACAGTTTGCGTGCCAATCGCTGGCCTGGCTATCCTTTTCTGGCCactggtggtggttgggagcgtTCTGTTGGCTATCGTCTCAAGCATTTTCGTGGGGCTCTACGGAGCAGTCATCGTTTTCCAG GAGAAGTCCTTCCAAAGGGGAGTTTCATATGTTGTGGCCATGGTTGCGGAGTTTGATGAGTACACCAATGACTGGCTTTACCTCCGCGAAGGAACAGTTCTCCCAAA gCCGTCCTATAGAAAGAGAAAATCATCCAACTCCACAGAATTCTCAGTCAGAACAAATGCCTCTGTCAAAGGAACTGGTCCCAGTGAAGCACCGGCAATGTTGGTTCCGAATTTGGCTCCTGCAAGATCAGTAAGAGAGGCTATACAGGAAGTCAAAATGGTCCAG ATTTGGGAAAACATGATGAAGTCATGCGAACAGAGGGGCAGGGACCTTCTGAACCTGAATGTCATAACGACCGCCGGCCTGACAGAGTGGTTAAGGGCAAAGGAGAGCGGCCACGAGACCATAAGTCTGGGCCTGCCTTCGTACAGCCTGCTGTGCACCGTGCTGCAATCGATCAAGGCCGGCTCCGGTGGGCTGGTGCTGGACAACTTCGAGGTCAACCAGCACAACAGGCCGCAGGACCGGCTGCTGGACTGGTTCTTCCACCCCGTGCTGGTGCTGAAAGAGCAGATACAGGCGCTGAGGATGACCGAGGAGGAAGTGAGGTTCCTGGAGAAGCTGACTGTTTTCGTTGGCAACTCCGCTAGCACTGGTGGGTGGGATAATGGCGCCGTGATGCCCCAGGATCCTGTGAGGTTGGCACAGATTCAGGCCATCAGTAGAAG GCTGGTTGGAATTGTGAGGAGCCTGTCGAAGTTCCCGACGTACAGGAGGAGATACAGGCACGTTGTGAAGCTGCTCATCGCCTACTCCATCGAGAGGGAAAGCTCGTCGGCTTCAGGGCACTCGGTCTCTTACTTTGAGATAACACAGCTGGATGTGTAA